The Candidatus Komeilibacteria bacterium CG_4_10_14_0_2_um_filter_37_10 genome includes the window NNNNNNNNNNNNNNNNNNNNNNNNNNNNATACCAAGTAGTGATAAGAGAGTTAGGAGGATACCAGCGTCGCTTAAGAATTCTAACGGTGCATAGCTAAACGAGAAAATAGCTTTCTTGGCCCACCAAATATTTTTCCGCAGGTTATTAGTCGTTCGTCCAAACATTCTTTCTGGTCTTAGATAATCAACACCAATTTGACGATAGCCAATCCAAGCTCTTAAACCCCTGAGAAAAAGATCTTTTTCGGGAAAACTAATCAATTGTTGGTATACTTTACGGTCCAATAGTGCAAAGTCTCCCGCATCGGTCGGTATGTTAAGATAAGATAATTTTTTAAAAATACGATAAAATAATTTGTAAGCAATATTCATTAACCACAAAGCTTCTCTCTTGACTCGCCGACCGTAAACTATATCATAACCGCCTTGCCATTGCTCATAAAATTTGGTGATTAATTCTGGTGGATCCTGTAAATCACCATCCATCAGCACGGCGGCGTCACCACGAGCAATTTCTAAACCACTAATAAAGGCAGCTTGTGATCCAAAATTACGGGAATGGGTAACAGCAATCACACGATGGTCGGCGGCACATATTTTTTCCAATACCGCTTGGGTATTATCCGGTGAACAGTCATTAACAAAAATTATTTCATAATTCACATCAAGTTTACTCATAGTAGCAATAATACGTTGGTGCATATAGGGAACAGCTTGTTCATCACGATAGCAAGCAACGATGCAACTTATTTTTTTCTTAGTAGTGGCTGTGGCTGCTGGTAAAAAAACATTTTGATAGTCTATTAATTTTTGCCACGCGGCAGTTTTTTGCAAACCATCAGCCAGTGTTGTTAGTGGTTGCCAATGCAGTAGTTCCTGGGCTTTTGTAAACTGACCATACCAATCAACAAGATCCCACTGGCGATCGGGCATGGTTCCCCATTGAGGATCGTGGGATATATTAAATATTTTTTTTACTAAATCGGCTAGTTCAGCGATAGTTGTTTTTTGACCACTGGCAATATTTATTGCCTCACCATAAACATTCTGATCTTTGATAATAGTTTCTGCTGCACGAATTATCGCTTCTACACAATCACTAATGTAGACAAAATCTCTACTAATATCCGGATTGACTAGTGGTGGAAATTGTTTTTCTTGAGCGGTCGCAACAATTTTTGGTATCAATCTATTAGGCTCTTCCCAAGGGCCATAAATAGAATAGAGACGTAAATGGACTACTGGTTTTTGTAAGATTTTACCATAGTAGTTTAGCAAATAATAGCTGGATAATTTTGCTACGGCATAGTGACTATTGGGTTGACAGAGATCATTTTCCGCTGGCGCTGAACTATTCAAGCCATATTCAGAACTACTACCAGTTTGTACGTAGGCTTGATAAGTATGAGCATTTTGTAAAATATTGAGAGCGCCTAGCAGATTTGTTTGATAAATTTTTTCCGCCTCTTGTTGAATTGAGTTGGAGCCATAAGCAGTTAGATTAAAAATAATGGCGGGTTTCCATTGCTGTAATAAATTTTGCACATCTGTTGGTGCCGTGATATCGCAAGATCGTATTTTGTCAGCGGGAATATCTGTTAGTTTTAATCGCCACGGTGTACTCTGCGGATTGATAATAGCCAGACAATCAGTTCGCTGAGCAGCTATTGTTTGTATTAAATTAAGGCCGATAAAACTATTAGCGCCAAAAACAAGAATCGGTCCTGGTAGTGAGGTAATGATTTGTTCTAAACTTAATTTTGACGACATAGTTTATTTCGTTAGAGCGTTTATTAATTGGTCTAAGCTATTTTGATCTAGACCACTTACATTTTGGTGATATTCTTGATCGCCGTAAAGATTATGCGGGTAACCGAGAGCGTATCGGTGAGTAAATTTATTTAAAGATAAATTTTCTTGATGAATAAGCCAACTTATGTTGGTACCAAGGCTAGCCATTGCCTGGTGTTCTTCCAAAACCAGTAAATTGTGGCTATTTTGTAAACTTACTGCGAGATCGGTAGGTATTTTGGTCAGCGGGGTTTTGATAATACTAAAAAGATCGACATCTGTCCGGTTGTTGATAGTTGGCCAGACATTGTAAATAAGTGGACCAGAAACCAGAACTGTTAGTTTTGGTTGCGGTGTTTGTTTTAACCACGGAGCATCGTTAATTGGTGACGTGGTTGGCCAATTATTTTTAGACCAACCTAAACGTAAGTAAGCTGGTTTATTGTTTTGCATGATGTCAGTTAAGCAATAATCTAGGTCACTAAAAAAAGCTGGTGTATAGCAATTAAAATTTGGTAAAGTAGAAAGACAACCAAGGTCTTCCAGGGTGTGATGTGTTGGTCCGTTTAGTCCGTAACTATAACCACCACCATTACCAATAATAAATACCGGTAATTGAGGTAAGGCGACGTCCAGTTTTATTTGTTCCAGACAACGCAGTGTTATAAAGGGAGCAATGCTATAGCAAAAAACTTGAAAGCCATTACTGGCTAGACCACTAGCAATACCAATGATGCTTTGTTCAATGATTCCAGCATTGATAAAACGTGATCCCATAATCTTTTTTATTTCTTCCAAGGCATTAAAACCAAGATCGCCGGTAATAAAGATAACGTTCTCTTTATGGGCTATACCTTTAATAAAACTATGGACAAATTCTTTACGCATATTTTTGTAAATCTAATAAAGCCCTTTTGTGTTGCTCCTCATTAAGTATTTGATAGTGAGCAGCAACAGAGTTTTCTAAGAAAGAAATACCGTGACCTTTGATAGTATTAGCGATAATAATCATCGGTTCTGATGATGAATTATTTTGAGCAGTAATTAAAGAATTATTTATTTGTATTTGATCATGACCATTAATTTCTATCAGTTGGTTACTAAAATTGCGCCAAAGCAGGGGACTGGCCGTATCTCCCAAAACCTCTGCTGTGGCACCAAACCCCTGAAAACCATTATGATCAATAATTACTACTAGATTATTTAAATTGTGTTTTTTGGCAAAATGCATTGCTTCCCAGCAAGAGCCACTATTTGTTTCACCATCGGATAAAAGAACAATAACTAGACCGCTTTCTTTTTTAAGCTTTTTTGCTAAAGCTAAACCGGTTGCTATTGGTAAGCCATGACCAAGGGAGCCTAGTGTGTATTTAATTCTGGGAAAGCAATTGGCAACCGGATGAACACCGAGCGTAGTCCCGTTCTGCATATAAGTTGCTAGTATTTGGTCATCAATTTCTTGTAGTTCATTAAGGCAAACATAGAGCGCTGAACCAGCATGGGCTTTGGATAGTATAAAAACATCTTTGGGATCTCGATTTAATAGTACGAAACCAATAATAAGTTGCAAGCAACTTAAACTACAGCCCAGATGGCCGGTTTGCGTCTGGTAGTGAAGATTTACCAGTTTTAGGGCCAATCTTTTCTGTAAAGGCATTAAATTTTGCTTCTCGGTGTTAATCATTGCTATGATTATAGGGGTTTATTGAGATTAAATAAAGGGTATTAATTTGTCTTTTATTTTTTTGTTTTAATATAAATTTCTACCTGATCTTGCGGATTATTTGTGTAGGTTGTGAGAAATCGGTGATTATAAAGCCAGTGGCGATTGCTTAATAATTCGGCGATATCATTGGTGGGAAAATCGTATATGGGAAAAGAAATTTTTTGGTACGTTTGTTGGGATAGATAGTAATTGAAAGCATCAGGATTATGTTGCCATTTTTTCCGAAAAATAACAATATCCGGTATTTGTTTAAGATCTTCATTGAGATTAATTTGCGAATAGCCCAGTAAATATCGGGCATTTAAATAATAAACATAAGAAAGCTCTTCGTAGTTCGTGGCGATGGACAAATCGCTCGTATTAGAATAATTTTTTTGAATATAGGGAATAATAAAATCCAATGGCCCTCGTAATTGGTTATGGAGTTGGTAAAAATAAGCTTTATTATAAGAAAAAAAAGTATTTACATTAACCAGAAAAAATAAGCAAATCACGATTGTTAGCAATCCTTGAACTATAATATTAGACGTTTCATTTTTTCCGCGATCAATAAAATGATAAATAGTAAATAAATCAATTACTAAGTTAAGGATTAATAATGGTTGTGCCGCTTGATAATGAACAATCCAGGAAAAGGCAAAGGGAAGTGTCGTAATGAGTAAAGTTGTTAGAATAAAAAAATAGCTAGTAAAAAAATTAATTTTGATTAAAGAAAATAATGTCGTATTGTTATCCGGTTTGTTGTTTTTCTTGGGATAAAAGCAAT containing:
- a CDS encoding epimerase; translated protein: MSSKLSLEQIITSLPGPILVFGANSFIGLNLIQTIAAQRTDCLAIINPQSTPWRLKLTDIPADKIRSCDITAPTDVQNLLQQWKPAIIFNLTAYGSNSIQQEAEKIYQTNLLGALNILQNAHTYQAYVQTGSSSEYGLNSSAPAENDLCQPNSHYAVAKLSSYYLLNYYGKILQKPVVHLRLYSIYGPWEEPNRLIPKIVATAQEKQFPPLVNPDISRDFVYISDCVEAIIRAAETIIKDQNVYGEAINIASGQKTTIAELADLVKKIFNISHDPQWGTMPDRQWDLVDWYGQFTKAQELLHWQPLTTLADGLQKTAAWQKLIDYQNVFLPAATATTKKKISCIVACYRDEQAVPYMHQRIIATMSKLDVNYEIIFVNDCSPDNTQAVLEKICAADHRVIAVTHSRNFGSQAAFISGLEIARGDAAVLMDGDLQDPPELITKFYEQWQGGYDIVYGRRVKREALWLMNIAYKLFYRIFKKLSYLNIPTDAGDFALLDRKVYQQLISFPEKDLFLRGLRAWIGYRQIGVDYLRPERMFGRTTNNLRKNIWWAKKAIFSFSYAPLEFLSDAGILLTLLSLLG
- a CDS encoding transketolase, with product MRKEFVHSFIKGIAHKENVIFITGDLGFNALEEIKKIMGSRFINAGIIEQSIIGIASGLASNGFQVFCYSIAPFITLRCLEQIKLDVALPQLPVFIIGNGGGYSYGLNGPTHHTLEDLGCLSTLPNFNCYTPAFFSDLDYCLTDIMQNNKPAYLRLGWSKNNWPTTSPINDAPWLKQTPQPKLTVLVSGPLIYNVWPTINNRTDVDLFSIIKTPLTKIPTDLAVSLQNSHNLLVLEEHQAMASLGTNISWLIHQENLSLNKFTHRYALGYPHNLYGDQEYHQNVSGLDQNSLDQLINALTK
- a CDS encoding transketolase, whose translation is MINTEKQNLMPLQKRLALKLVNLHYQTQTGHLGCSLSCLQLIIGFVLLNRDPKDVFILSKAHAGSALYVCLNELQEIDDQILATYMQNGTTLGVHPVANCFPRIKYTLGSLGHGLPIATGLALAKKLKKESGLVIVLLSDGETNSGSCWEAMHFAKKHNLNNLVVIIDHNGFQGFGATAEVLGDTASPLLWRNFSNQLIEINGHDQIQINNSLITAQNNSSSEPMIIIANTIKGHGISFLENSVAAHYQILNEEQHKRALLDLQKYA